The window agtttcttcattacaactccgtttttgttggttcaacttgccacttccttggatcgagtcaaattttaagaatatgaactgaaaataccttagtttgtattcaaaatcataggttataggtcaaactttggtgaaacttatgaaagtgatcattttccatcataaaaacaacatttaatgatcatttttctaaaaatacttacactttgagttaaaccatgaaatttttatgtgttaacatattcataagaaatatcatttttccagaacatgaacttccaattcaaagttcaagatggtttttaattatccaacccaaaacagcccccggttgcactccgacgacgtagattcagtttttaagattttctttgtaaaaccaagttatatcttgttaggttagcatatcattatgatatattacaggtcttgaagtgttttaaaagtcaagttagaaggatctatttagtttgcaaacaagtttgaaatcattcaaactatgttcttgttgttaaaattttataccacaaaataagatagcaatgtgaatatgaattgaataagattatgaacaaggttactacctcaagttacttggataaagttactgcaaaagataagaaataatcttggaatcaaagattggtgaagttagatcaaaaggttggaagtaaacttcttcaaatgggtggttattttgatatgttcttgaaagagttttcttatggtgtttaaggcttgtaattgaagctaaatgatggggaaaatgcttggagatgatcaagtatgaagttagaagtattttgagagagaaatgagggtgtaggtatgagaaaatggagtgaagaaatggtgttcatttataaaaacgtttttagtttataaagaaagaaaaggattcctaattttgttttcttactaataattcatactacttgacaaattctagttacctcatatctagggcagtaataatgttgattaggatgttgatttgatgtgtatatatcaatagtaaatatgtatagaagctgggtatgatacgggtacatataccctagatatacgtatagaaatcttgaggaaacggaacgagaattcaaatatagctatcttttgtgaatatacttatattgttttatgtatttaagtccttaaaaagtgattaaatacattatatatacgatacatgtataagcattatagattataagtatatatatcaaagaatgttacgtatagttatcgttttgaaaacttaagttagtagtttcaaaatatacttataactcattgtcattagtacacaatgagatgttaaaccatccttagatcatgttaaatatatataaatacatatatatacacaaacgtataattatcgtatgttatatagttcgtgatatcatcggtcatattggacggtcaaacgttgtgtaaaactcttttcaaaaacacaagtctcaacaatttggattgcttatcatgttggtatggtttaatttatgtaaatgttaatctcataagtataatttggtcagaaaattccgggtcattacaaagtaAGAGAAAGGGCCGGAATGGTCCCTCTAATATGCAAAGTCAAGTCTAACTACGTCCCATCTTTGTATAATTGCAATTCAGCCCCCGTACCAGGTACATTGACCGAAAAACAACATACATGATTCGCAAAAGACTTGACCCCTTCATTAAACTTCAACAGCAACAAGAATATATGCAGCAGCAGCTAAATCAACTTTTGTACAGCTACATTTATACTGCTACAACCTGCATACACTCAACCAACTATAAGAACAAGTTGAAATGAAAATAAAAGCAATTAGAATGAGAAAGATATCATTATTtgaacacccccccccccccccacaatcTAATTGCTGAAACCATCTTTCAAACCCAGTTTACTACAAAGTTTATAATGTTGAAAAGAGCAAAGCCCTTTTGTAAAAATGTCAGAAGTATTATCTTCTGAACTAACTTTTTATGTAGTTAAGACACCTGAACTTATTTTTTCTCTCACAAAATGCAAGTCCACTCCAAAATGTTTTGTCTTTTCTTGGAAAACAGGATTAGAAGCTATTTTAATGGCAGCTGAATCATCCATAAACATAGGTACAGGCAGACTATATTTGACTTCAAATTCATCCAGTAACTTTAGAACCCAGATAACTTCACAAGAAGCATCAGCCAAAGCTCTATACTCAGCTTCAGCTGATGATCTAGAGATGGCTGACTGCTTTTTACTTTTCCAACCAATAATAGAACCATTTAGAAACAAACAATAACCAGTTATAGATTTTCTCTCCATAATGCCTTTGCCCCAATCTGAATCCACAAAGGCAACAATACTATTTTCATCAGACCTTTTAACACATATACCTAGCCCAGGAGCAGACTTTAAATATTTAAGAACTCTCATTGCACACTTTAAATGTGAAACTCTAGGAGAATGCATAAATTGACTTAAAACATGCACTGAGTATGAAATGTCAGGTCTAGTGAGTGTTAAATAGATCAactttccaaccaatctttggtatTCAGTGATATTAGTTAGAGGTAAATAATTAATCTTGTTGCCATCAAACTTGACATTTGGTTTAATAGGTGTTTGACAAGGTTTACTACCCAATAACCCAAATTCACTTAACAAGTCCAAAGTATACTTTCTTTGAGATAAACAAATTTCTGTATTTGACCTAATCACTTCAATTCCAAGAAAGTATTTGAGAACTCCCAAGTCTTTAATTTTAAACTTTGAACTTAAAaactttttaaactttaaaatctCTTTAACATTGTTTCCAGTTacaacaatgtcatcaacataaaccaAAAGTGCAATAAAGACACCATTTACAGATTTAATAAAGAGAGAGTAATCATTTTTACTCCGATTAAAACCATTTTCAACAAGGGCTGCAGTAAGTTTTTCATTCCACTTTCTAGGGGTTGTTTAAGCCCATAGAGAGATCTTTTGAGTTTGCAAACTCTTTTATCAGATTTATCAAAGTAACCTAGGGGCAAAGTCATGTAAAAAGTTTCATCATGGTCACCATAGAGAAAGGCATTGTTAATATCCAGCTGAAATAAACTCCAACTGTTTTGAATAGCAATATTGATAAGACACCTAACTGTTATCATCTTGACAACAGGTGAAAATGTCTCATCAAAATCAACACCTTCTCTTTGATTAAAACCTTTTGCCACTAACCTAGCTTTATATCTATCAATTTCTCCATTTGATTTATATTTGATTCTATAAATCCATTTGCATCCAATAGGTTCTCTATCACTAGGTAGGTCAGATAATTCCCAAGTGTCATTTCTATGGAGAGCTTCCATCTCCAAATTCATAGCATCTACCCAGTGTTTGCTTTTACAAGCTTCCCAGTATGTAGAAGGTTCTACACTTTTATTTAAAGTTGAGACAAAACATAAGTTTTCTTTTGACAATTTAGAATAGTTAATGACTTTCTCTATTCCATATTTCACTTTTCCTTCAACAACATATTCATTAAACCTTTTAGGCATAGCAGTATCTCTTTGTGATCTCCTAACACTAGGAGTGAAAGAATATGAATCCTTATTAGTAGACACAATGCCCTCAGGAGAAACAGTTTCAACAATAGGTGTTGTTGTAGGTGCAGATGTCCTGGTATGATCAACATTTACATCTGAAACAGTAGTAATTGTTGAACTATTCAAGGTCACCTTGCTACCACTGCCCTCACCTATACTGGACTTGGACTTATCTCTCCCATCATCATTGGGACTTAAGGTTTGTTGACTTTCATGAACACTAATATCCCAAAAATTTAATTGATTTATATTAATGAACTTTCAATAGAACTtgcagaatcctttgttttaaaagGAAAAACATTTTCAAAAAACTTAACATCTCTTGAGATAAAAAATGACTTATTATCAAGACTGTAAAACTTATAACCCTTCTTAACAGAAGAGTAACCCATAAACACACATTTTTCAGCTCTTTCAGAAAACTTATCTGTACTATTTAAAATATTAGCAAATGCAAGACAGCCAAAAAATCCTTAAATGAGAGAGATTAGGAGGTCTGTTAAAGATAAGTTCAAAAGGACACATTCCACCTAAAACAGAAGAGGGAGTTCTGTTAATTAAATAAGTAGAGGTCATAATGCATTCATCCCAGAATCTTAGTGGAATCCCCCCTTGAAACATAATGGCTCTTGCAACATTTAGCAAGTGCATGTGTTTCCTTTCAACCACACCATTTTATTGTGGTGTGTATGcacaagttgtttgatgtataattcCAAATTTTTGTGTGAAATTATTAAAACTTGAATTCGCAAATTCTGTCCCATTATCAGACCTAATACACTTCACAGTTTTATCAAACTGATTTTTGAGAAGATTGAATAGATTTTCAAAGCATCCAAACACTTCATCTTTAGATTTTAACAGATATACCCAAACAGACCTAGTGTAATCATCAACAACAGTTAAGAAATATCTGAAGCCTTTATGACTTGCAACTTTATATGGACCTCAAACATCAAGATGAATTAACTCACCCAAAGTATTAGATTTATGCTCACTAAGAGGAAAAACCTAACTTGTCTGTTTTGCCTTGTAGCACACATCACAAGGAATATTAATGTTTTCATTATTAGCAAGATTAATACCTTTTAAGTGCATTAAAGCCTGCTCAGCTGGATGACCCAGCCTGCAGTGCAACAATGTTTTAGAAATAGAGTTAAAGTTACTTATGTTTATATTCCCAACATTACCTTTATTATTTTTAGTCAGATAATATAGCCCATCACACTGTTCACCCGTCACCAGAGTTTTCTTGGTTACCAAATCCTGAATGTGACAAGCATGCACATCAAAGCCCACAAACAAATTATTATCCCTTACTAAGCAATGAACAAATAATAAACTAACACAATAGTCAGGAATAACAAGCACATCTTGCAGAATAATATCTTCAGTGATTTTAAGATTTCCAATTTTAGTAACCTTAGCAAGTGTGCCATTAGGATGTTGAACAGTTAAATTTAGTTCACTTACATCAACACTAGATACAAATCCCAAAGTGGAATTTGTCATGTGTTGACTTGCACCAGAGTCAACTATCCATCCATAGTTAACATTATTCACCTCACTTGATTTATTAGACACAAGAAATTTGTTTTGATGTGTGTTAAAGAAAACATTATAATTCATGAAATTACCTGCAGCATTAGAAGAAGCAGGTTTGGTGCAAGTTTTCTCATCAAGAAGGCTAAGAAGCTTCATAACTTGTTCATTACTTAAAGAAACAGCAGAAGTACTGGTACTACCCTGATTATCATTAGTGACTTTACTTAAATTTcctttcatattattattaaaaccttttCTTTTCAAGTTTGGAGGATACCCAATCATTTCAAAACATTTATCAACTGTGTGGTTTGTCATTCCACACTTGGTACATTTTAAGTTTCCATTTCTTGATGGAAAACCAACAATCTTAAAGCATTTTTCAGTGGGATGATTATCCCTCCCACATTCAGCACACCTTTGACCACTAGCAGACAGATTTGTTTTAAGTTTAAGATTACTAGTGAAAGAAGAAGATTACTAGCAGACAGATTTGACACTTGAATACTTCTTGACAGTTTGACTTGAGTTTCTATGGGACTCTTCTCTTGATATAATGGAAAAAGCAGTTTTAACAGTGGGTAAAGGGTCCCTCATTAGGATATTGCTCCTAATAGGTAGATATATATCATCTAAACCCATGAGAAATTGCATCAGTTTTATTAAATTTGTGTGTTCTTTAAATTCCTTTGATGCTGTGAGGCCACAAGCAGGTAACTGAACTAAAATATCATATTGTTTCCAAAGAGAATTCAGTTTGTGATAATAATCTGAATCAGGAGTTTCAGACTATTTTGTTGAATTAATCTCTTGATATAGATTGAAAAGAACAGAACCATCAACTTTATCATAAGTTTCCTTCAATTCATCCCAAACCTCAGAAGCAATTTCTGAAAAAATTTGACCACTATACAGTTCATCAGACATAGATCCAAGAATCCATGAAAGAACAACTGCATTACACCTATCCCATTGATTGCTTagaacttcatcttcttcatctttttCAAGTGTaccatttataaaacccattttatttttagtttgaagTGCTAATTTCATAGCACATGACCAAGACTTGTAATTTTCTGTACCCTTTAATTTGAAAGTGATTAAAGGTGTACTAGAAATATCACTGGCATGAAGATACAATGGATCTCCAAAGTCCAGTTTACTTATGAGTGTAGTACTTGTATCAGACTTAGTATCATCACCCATTTTAACAGATAATAGTAATGAAGCAACACAAATAAGAAGAATTAAGTAATCCTTTCAAGATCAAGCCACAACTTGATCAGGTTTCCAGTGATTTCTTGAATTGCGGTCAAGAGTTGGGCTGTGGCAATCCTTGAAGAATTATTTAATCACAAACAGATATTACAAGAAATAAAAGATAAAGAGGATTTTAGATACGCCCATATATCTTCTGTGCAGCGAAAGAACAATGAATAGCCAGATGTAGCCAAGAACACGAGCCAAATTAGGGTTTACAGAAAACCCCCAATTTTATCCACCCAAGATCCAAACGAAATCTGAATCTCTTTAATAGACCAATTTGAAGGTTGAGAACACGAACCCCCAATCTTCAAACCAACATGTGATAAGTAATTGATCAAACACTCCTTTGATAAATCACGAACCCTAGAATGAGAAACGAGAAAAAAAATTTAACCAATGAACACAATCAGGCGttgaacctggctctgataccatgtcAAAATCACAATACGATGCAACAAAATCACCAAGAACTGAATGAATCACCAACACTTTGAACAGATTAAAACAATTTAACCAACGAATTAATGATTAACTTTGATTCAAACACTTAGAAACATTCATCAACTAGATGAATGATCATACAGAAACTTTATCAAATTGCCAATCCTAACTAGATAGCAATTAACTTTGAGTTACAATGAAAAATTACAGAGAAAACAGAAAAACGATCGAATGAGTTCTCTCTTCAAACCCTAATTATCTTCCTTTTATAAAACGGTGTAAACTTGTTTCTGTTTAGTCCTCAAAGTATGAGAAAGGGCCGGAATGGTCCCTCTAATATGCAAAGTCAAGTCTAACTACGTCCCATCTTTGTATAATTGCAATTCAGCCCCCGTACCAGGTACATTGACTGAAAAACAACATACATGATTCGCAAAAGACTTGACCCCTTCATTAAACTTCAACAGCAACAAGAATATATGCAGCAGCAGCTAAATCAACTTTTGTACAGCTACATTTATACTGCTACAACCTGCATACACTCAACCAACTATAAGAACAAGTTGAAATGAAAATAAAAGCAATTAGAATGAGAAAGATATCATTATTTGAACAACCTTGGTGAAATTCCTCTGATGACAGGTACTCTTGATGACGGGTACTCTTGTTAGTAGCAAGTCGAAAAATGTGATTACTTATACTTTCAATTCGAGGAAAGAAAAAGGGGTCCGGATCGATAAGGAAGATGGGATTACTAAAAATCCGGATTTAAGGAACGGCAAGCTACTCCCAAAGCCAATTTGGACCCGGGATTGTTTGTTGCTTTAGTTGCGATCGTCCAATTTTGATGCTTCGTTTAGCTTTTAGTCTTTTAGTTTAAGCTTATGGTTTGTGTTGTATTCGTTTGCTTAGTTTTTGTCTTAGCATGCACGACGGTTGAGGCTCGATCTGAGTTAATTAGTTTTCCTTTAGGTCTTCTAGTATGCATGCCGGTTGAGACTCGATTTGAGTTAGTTTTTCTTTGGGACTTTTAGTTTTCTTACTCATTCCGAGCTTTAAAATGGTTGATGTTGTTGTGATCGATTTTGGGATCCTTCATTATTCGTTGAAGGTATCTCTCATTTTAATAGTATAGTATTTGTTATCTTAAACCAACGGATCTTCGGTCCagcggtaccgcggttacacttgtgtactcgcagggctagaggtctctgtttcgaacctcgtcacccgctctaggaattgaaatatattccttgaaggtggcccaaagggaaggttttaccgacccgctctggTACTAAGGTCTGGCCCGCCTgcacctcgggatggtttaagggtcggatcctcagagtgtggttcgggtttcctgcccgaaaacgcgtgtgtgtgtgcaaatgatgactaggcttcggtccggactgatgcaagcttgcctttcaaaaaaaaataaaaataaaaagtatttgttatcttaaaaaaaaaaaaaaaaaaaaaaaaaaaaaaaaaaaaaaaacctataatctataatcataataaaaaGCCCTTTGATTAATGTTCGCTTTTTCAAGCCACTTTAAAAGAAGTATATAAAAATTCGCAACTGGCATCATGTATGTATATATGAACTGTTGCTTATATATACACGCATCAATTCAATACGTTCACACATCAATATCTATACTCACTAGTTTTGTCTCATATATAAAAAGCTTTGTTTCTTCCTTTGAATTTGTGTATGGCATCTCGTTTGTTAGCACATGAGGTAGCTGACCTCTGCCTTGGCAAACCACCATTGAAATCACTCTCTATCTCCGCCACCGTCCGCCACGCTCTAACCGTACTAAAGTCCACCGAGGACACCCACGTCAGCATTTGGAGTTGTCACCACAATAACCACTTATTAGACCAACAACCACTCATTAATAACTGTCTATGCATTGGTAAAATTTGCATGGTTGATATCATTTGCTACCTTTGTAAACAAGACAACATCGAGTCTCCTTCATCCGCACTCGATTCTCCTGTCTCCGTTCTGTTGTCACGTGATCTCGCCGTTGTTAGGCACGTCGACCCCTCCACAAGGTATATATGTTCAATTAACATATATATTTTTGTTAATTTTATCCATTTTAGGTGTAACAAAGTATAAATGAAAATGATCTACTATGTCAAAAAAATTTCCGTTCAAAAAAAATGAATTACCTCATTAGATTTGTTAATTTTATCCATTTTAGGTGTAACGAAGTATAAATGAAACACCTTACTAATTTTTATACTACGTACAAAATATAATATTACTTTTAAGATGATGACATGGCAGCCAACTCATCACGAGTCATCCGATTGTATGATGATATGGATGACACATGGCAATATtctcttaatgatatgtttattaaTACGCAATAGTtgaaagttatgttcaactttataTGAGAATTTAGAAATTTTATGTTTTCTTTTTAGTCTACTATCCAATTATCCAATTACCCAATTAAAGTGTATTTTTTTTGTTAAAATTTGCAGTTTAGTTGAAGCAATTGATTTAATCATCAAAGGAGCTCAAAATCTTGTAGTACCGATAAGTAGCAGAACAACCATCAATTCAAAAAGGAGACAAATTCAGCAACAACAACTGTCAATTGCTCCGACGACTCACACCGGTGGAATTGAATTCTGTTGGTTGACTCAAGAAGACATAGTTAGATTTCTATTGAGTTCAATTGCTCTTTTTTCGCCAACCGCCGCCTACTCCGTCGAGTCACTCGGAATAATCAACACCGATATTTTAACCGTCAACTACCACTCCCCTGCTTTAACCGCATTGGGAGATATAATCACATCTCTCGCCGATCAAACTTCCGTCGCTGTCATTGATGACGACGGAAACCTGATCGGTGAGATATCGCCTTTTACATTGGCTTATAATGATGAAACCGCAGCCGCTGCTATTACAACGTTGTCCGCAGGGGATTTGATGGCTTATATTGATTGTGGTGGCCCACCTGAAGATATAGTTAGGTTAGTTGAAGCTCGGTTAAAAGAGAGGAACTTGAAAGGAATGTTGGATGAGTTTTCGGTTGATTATTCAAGTGGGATTGATCCTTTGGTTAGTTGTAACTCCCCAACTTCTTTTTCGTCAGATGATGACGAGCCGTTATCATTAACGACAGTGAAGTTGGGGAGGTTTAGTAGGTCGAGTAGCTACTCGGCTAGGATGACGAGGAGAGCTGAGGCGATTGTGTGTTACCCTGGAAGCTCATTAGTGGCCGTTATGATCCAAGCGATTGCGCATAGGGTTAGTTATGTTTGGGTGATTGAGGAAGATTGTAGTGTTATTGGAATTGTGAGGTTTTCGGGTATGTTGCAAGTTTTTCGGGCTCATTTAGAGAGTTTGATGAAATAGTTGAGGAAGAAAAAAATATGAGGCAAGTTTTGTAAATATTAGTTTGTTGAGGGTTTTATTCTGTAATGTTCGGGAATTTCGATTAGTTTGCCATTTTTCCATTTCATTGCAAATTGTTACGGAGTAGTAATGATATCATGTTGTAAATCTTTTCAGAAATAATTGTTACTGTTTTGAGATGGTAGAGTTGCTTACCTTATATTACACGGAGTATAAGTGACTCAGTAATATATTTTAATTTACTTTACTTGTTTTTCTATGTTTATAAATTATATGTTTTTCTATGTTTATaaattatatacggagtaataaggagtatgttttgatttttttttttttaacgaaaacCAAATTTTATTAAATCAAAATCAAATACACGGGGCAGGATATACTCTTCACCCCCAAAATACAAGAACACAAGTTCATAATCTTCACACTATGAAGATTCCTCAATTGAATCGAAACCATTGTCGACCCAGATGCATCTTCAACCATACCAATTCCTTGCCCAATACAAATCCAACTCAATTGCATCATTCTAAACGCCCAATTCACCTCAGGAACTCCCATCATGTAAGTGGAATTTCTCCCATTTCAAATTCCAAATACTAGCAACCCTAATTACGGCTGCATTATTCTTAATTTTAATGCTCATCAATTTCCATCTGACATTTTCTTTAATCACCTTAATGACATCTTATACCGTTCTTCTATTTTGTTgaaacaaccttttgtttctttCTTGCCAGATGTAATATACAGCAGAAGCTAGGATCAACCTGTCTAGCACATTCATTATACTCTTTGAACTAGAAAATTTCACCATCTCCTCTATAATGCTAGTAATATCATCTTTCAACCCTTTGTTGGCCATAACTTTCTTGATTTCCAGCCAAATCTTGTTAGAATagctttaaaaaaataattaaagtctcaactatatacatatttattaaacttaatcatttatttttattattattttcagttgaatttttattaataaaaaggTAACTGATAATTTATTTTTATACTCCGTAAATTAAATAATATTTGTTGAGAGGTAGTAATTGAAATGTTATTGTTTAGGAAGTTACATTAAATGAATGTGTTTGGGAAAGTGACACCATGGTCTATCTAAAGTTCTATAATTAGAAAGAAAGAAAACAAAAAGTGGTTCCAGCTAATAACATAAAACTATAAAAGTATGCTTTTGTTGTTTTGGAGGGTGACACTTAACAATAcattacagtgattattaatatattctaattatagattatagatttaAATCAAATCAACAAAAGTGGCCCTAAAAATAATGTAGACAAAAAACAAATGGccctaaaaataaagtaaaaaaaaaacaagTGGCCCTAAAAGATAATGCAAATACTtagcaattataattataattatagattatagattatagatagattTCAAATCAAATCAACAAAGGTAAATAATACTCCGTACACCGTAAAGATGATGGAATACACCTAATAAAACAAAATATATAAAGGCTTCACATCTGGCTGTTACACCCATCGTCAACTTTATCGTCTTCTAGAAGATCATCGGTCGTACTTTTGTTGTTCATGTCGATATGAATACATGATGTATCATTACCATTACACTATCAGAAACAGATATGGTAATTATATTCAACTAGTTGTTTACGCTCGCTTCGCACCGggtgttcggttttcaatgtattttattgcgtttagtttaacgatgatgtcgttgaagcgcaactcgagtcgaactaaaaggtataacccgtcaaagatttaaatgttattttaaattaataatataggtGCATCTTTGCGggtggagaaaaatataaaggaaatcaaaaaagaaaaaa of the Rutidosis leptorrhynchoides isolate AG116_Rl617_1_P2 chromosome 5, CSIRO_AGI_Rlap_v1, whole genome shotgun sequence genome contains:
- the LOC139848104 gene encoding CBS domain-containing protein CBSX5-like, which encodes MASRLLAHEVADLCLGKPPLKSLSISATVRHALTVLKSTEDTHVSIWSCHHNNHLLDQQPLINNCLCIGKICMVDIICYLCKQDNIESPSSALDSPVSVLLSRDLAVVRHVDPSTSLVEAIDLIIKGAQNLVVPISSRTTINSKRRQIQQQQLSIAPTTHTGGIEFCWLTQEDIVRFLLSSIALFSPTAAYSVESLGIINTDILTVNYHSPALTALGDIITSLADQTSVAVIDDDGNLIGEISPFTLAYNDETAAAAITTLSAGDLMAYIDCGGPPEDIVRLVEARLKERNLKGMLDEFSVDYSSGIDPLVSCNSPTSFSSDDDEPLSLTTVKLGRFSRSSSYSARMTRRAEAIVCYPGSSLVAVMIQAIAHRVSYVWVIEEDCSVIGIVRFSGMLQVFRAHLESLMK
- the LOC139848514 gene encoding uncharacterized protein; this encodes MGDDTKSDTSTTLISKLDFGDPLYLHASDISSTPLITFKLKGTENYKSWSCAMKLALQTKNKMGFINGTLEKDEEDEVLSNQWDRCNAVVLSWILGSMSDELYSGQIFSEIASEVWDELKETYDKVDVQLPACGLTASKEFKEHTNLIKLMQFLMGLDDIYLPIRSNILMRDPLPTVKTAFSIISREESHRNSSQTVKNGQRCAECGRDNHPTEKCFKIVGFPSRNGNLKCTKCGMTNHTVDKCFEMIGYPPNLKRKGFNNNMKGNLSKVTNDNQGSTSTSAVSLSNEQVMKLLSLLDEKTCTKPASSNAAGNFMNYNVFFNTHQNKFLVSNKSSEVNNVNYGWIVDSGASQHMTNSTLGFVSSVDVSELNLTVQHPNGTLAKVTKIGNLKITEDIILQDVLVIPDYCVSLLFVHCLVRDNNLFVGFDVHACHIQDLVTKKTLVTGEQLGHPAEQALMHLKGINLANNENINIPCDVCYKAKQTNKFSERAEKCVFMGYSSVKKGYKFYSLDNKSFFISRDVNVHESQQTLSPNDDGRDKSKSSIGEGSGSKVTLNSSTITTVSDVNVDHTRTSAPTTTPIVETVSPEGIVSTNKDSYSFTPSVRRSQRDTAMPKRFNEYVVEGKVKYGIEKVINYSKLSKENLCFVSTLNKSVEPSTYWEACKSKHWVDAMNLEMEALHRNDTWELSDLPSDREPIGCKWIYRIKYKSNGEIDRYKARLVAKGFNQREGVDFDETFSPVVKMITVRCLINIAIQNSWSLFQLDINNAFLYGDHDETFYMTLPLALVENGFNRSKNDYSLFIKSVNGVFIALLVYVDDIVVTGNNVKEILKFKKFLSSKFKIKDLGVLKYFLGIEVIRSNTEICLSQRKYTLDLLSEFGLLGSKPCQTPIKPNVKFDGNKINYLPLTNITEYQRLVGKLIYLTLTRPDISYSVHVLSQFMHSPRVSHLKCAMRVLKYLKSAPGLGICVKRSDENSIVAFVDSDWGKGIMERKSITGYCLFLNGSIIGWKSKKQSAISRSSAEAEYRALADASCEVIWVLKLLDEFEVKYSLPVPMFMDDSAAIKIASNPVFQEKTKHFGVDLHFVREKISSGVLTT